A region of Burkholderiales bacterium JOSHI_001 DNA encodes the following proteins:
- a CDS encoding acetyltransferase (PFAM: Acetyltransferase (GNAT) family), with protein MSKVPELSVREATPADFDALQALYQGCRETADWLPPHSRRSGDLAHDAYAETLWLAQDRGGSALGFVGVWRPEAFIHHLYVRPDAQRCGVGRALLQALHHHLPLPWQLKCLDANTRALAFYQALGWQEMGRGGDDDGPWRLLQYGHRDA; from the coding sequence ATGAGCAAGGTGCCCGAACTGAGCGTGCGAGAAGCCACCCCGGCCGACTTCGACGCGCTGCAGGCCCTCTACCAGGGCTGCCGCGAGACCGCCGACTGGCTGCCGCCCCATTCGCGGCGCAGCGGCGACCTGGCCCACGACGCCTATGCCGAAACGCTGTGGCTGGCCCAGGACCGCGGCGGCAGCGCGCTGGGCTTCGTGGGCGTGTGGCGGCCCGAAGCCTTCATCCACCACCTGTACGTGCGCCCCGACGCCCAGCGCTGCGGTGTGGGCCGCGCGCTGCTGCAGGCACTGCACCATCACCTGCCGCTGCCCTGGCAGCTGAAATGCCTGGACGCCAACACCCGCGCCCTGGCCTTCTACCAGGCCCTGGGCTGGCAGGAGATGGGACGCGGCGGCGACGACGACGGCCCCTGGCGATTGCTTCAATATGGCCACCGCGATGCCTGA
- a CDS encoding putative membrane-associated protein (PFAM: SNARE associated Golgi protein), whose protein sequence is MDIVATLIDFILHVDVHLKEFVQNYGNWVYALLFLIIFVETGLVVMPFLPGDSLLFVAGALAGTGAMSYPLLVLLLIVAAVAGNQTNYTIGRHIGPKVFQWEDSKFFNKKAFEQAHAFYEKYGGITIVLARFMPFLRTFAPFVAGVAQMTRRKFSFYDVTGGTLWVGSLVTVGYLFGNVPWVQANLSKIIWALILLPGVLAIGGALRSRLKAAAD, encoded by the coding sequence ATGGACATCGTGGCAACCTTGATCGACTTCATCCTGCACGTGGACGTGCACCTGAAGGAATTCGTGCAGAACTACGGCAACTGGGTCTATGCGCTGCTGTTCCTGATCATCTTCGTGGAGACCGGGCTGGTGGTGATGCCCTTCCTGCCGGGCGACAGCCTCTTGTTCGTCGCCGGCGCGCTGGCCGGCACCGGAGCCATGAGCTACCCGCTGCTGGTGCTGCTGCTGATCGTGGCCGCGGTGGCAGGCAACCAGACCAACTACACGATAGGCCGGCACATCGGGCCCAAGGTGTTCCAGTGGGAAGACTCGAAGTTCTTCAACAAGAAGGCCTTCGAGCAGGCCCATGCCTTCTATGAAAAGTACGGCGGTATCACCATCGTGCTGGCGCGCTTCATGCCGTTCCTGCGCACCTTCGCGCCCTTCGTGGCCGGCGTGGCGCAGATGACGCGGCGCAAGTTCAGCTTCTACGACGTGACCGGCGGCACGCTGTGGGTGGGCTCGCTGGTGACCGTGGGCTACCTGTTCGGCAACGTGCCCTGGGTGCAGGCCAACCTGTCGAAGATCATCTGGGCGTTGATCCTGCTGCCCGGGGTGCTGGCCATCGGCGGGGCCTTGCGGTCGCGGCTGAAGGCTGCGGCCGACTGA
- a CDS encoding PEP-CTERM putative exosortase interaction domain-containing protein (PFAM: PEP-CTERM motif~TIGRFAM: PEP-CTERM putative exosortase interaction domain) translates to MTLNLLRAAALACTVAAAGPALAADHVYSLEGFNGGGTATLAFSATDTNGDQALDWYGLFNPANDAFSALNLSFTGDTLVAPFSLVLNDILRLHLDATTLSVVGTHQSVTLEGQRNVFSSYSYIDSGDRAIGSAMAMSINASTVSLSTANQSLPVLAPVPEPETWALVLAGLCVVAFVASRHNSR, encoded by the coding sequence ATGACTTTGAACCTGCTTCGCGCTGCGGCGCTGGCCTGCACCGTGGCCGCCGCCGGCCCCGCCCTGGCGGCCGACCATGTCTATTCGCTGGAAGGCTTCAACGGCGGCGGCACGGCCACGCTGGCCTTCAGCGCCACCGACACCAACGGCGACCAGGCCCTGGACTGGTATGGCCTGTTCAACCCGGCCAATGACGCGTTCAGCGCGCTCAACCTCAGCTTCACCGGCGACACGCTGGTGGCACCCTTCAGCCTGGTCCTGAACGACATCCTGCGCCTGCACCTGGACGCCACCACGCTGAGCGTGGTGGGCACCCACCAGTCGGTCACGCTGGAAGGCCAGCGCAATGTGTTCAGCAGCTACAGCTACATCGACAGCGGCGACCGCGCCATCGGCAGCGCGATGGCGATGTCGATCAACGCCTCCACGGTGAGCCTGTCCACGGCCAACCAGTCGCTGCCGGTGCTGGCGCCGGTGCCCGAGCCCGAGACCTGGGCCCTGGTGCTGGCAGGCCTGTGCGTGGTGGCCTTCGTCGCCAGCCGCCACAACTCCCGCTGA
- a CDS encoding DNA mismatch repair protein MutL (PFAM: MutL C terminal dimerisation domain; Histidine kinase-, DNA gyrase B-, and HSP90-like ATPase; DNA mismatch repair protein, C-terminal domain~TIGRFAM: DNA mismatch repair protein MutL), giving the protein MQAPAATPPFPFSPTPVAADAPRRPIRELPDDLVSQIAAGEVVERPASVVRELVDNALDAGARNITLRLSAGGVRAIVVEDDGCGIPAAQLALALKRHATSKISDLADLESVGTMGFRGEALAAIASVAEVAITSRMAGDPSAHRISAHTGELQPAARATGTTVEVRELFFSTPARRKFLKTDATELAHCVEAVRRHALARPDVGFAIWHEGKLNAQWRAAEPEQRLADVLGADFMAASRALPPLPQAFGAVRLSGRVGLPDAARARADMQYAYVNGRFVRDRLVGHGVRAAYEDVLHGSRQPSYVLFIDMPPQRVDVNVHPTKIEVRFRDSREVHQAVRHAVEDALARNRSADAPAAALTAATSVSAPSLSPSSSASAPPSWRPGPAVQGSLALRDLATLYAQEGAPRWNPSAPVAAPEAAPQPDTAAWPLGRALAQLAGVYVLAENTQGLVLVDMHAAHERIVYERLKAQQGDAALQAQPLLLPVAVPATPTEMATAEAHAATLADLGLDVAPLSASTLAVRSRPAALPDADLAELLRSVLADLAQVDGSRVVQRARDELLATMACHGAVRANRRLTLDEMNALLRQMEATERADQCNHGRPTWRQVTLKELDALFLRGR; this is encoded by the coding sequence ATGCAAGCCCCGGCAGCCACGCCGCCTTTCCCCTTCTCGCCAACGCCGGTCGCCGCCGACGCACCGCGCCGCCCCATCCGCGAACTGCCCGACGACCTGGTCAGCCAGATCGCCGCCGGCGAGGTGGTGGAACGCCCGGCCTCGGTGGTGCGCGAACTGGTGGACAACGCACTGGACGCGGGGGCGCGCAACATCACGCTGCGCCTGTCGGCCGGCGGCGTGCGCGCCATCGTGGTGGAAGACGACGGCTGCGGCATCCCCGCGGCGCAGCTGGCGCTGGCGCTCAAGCGCCACGCCACCAGCAAGATCAGCGACCTGGCCGACCTCGAATCGGTGGGCACCATGGGATTCCGCGGCGAGGCGCTGGCGGCCATCGCCTCGGTGGCCGAGGTGGCCATCACCAGCCGCATGGCCGGCGACCCGTCGGCCCACCGCATCAGCGCCCACACCGGTGAACTGCAGCCCGCCGCGCGCGCCACAGGCACCACGGTGGAGGTGCGCGAACTGTTCTTCAGCACCCCCGCGCGGCGAAAGTTCCTGAAGACCGACGCCACCGAACTGGCCCACTGCGTGGAAGCGGTGCGCCGCCACGCGCTGGCGCGGCCCGACGTGGGCTTTGCCATCTGGCACGAAGGCAAGCTGAACGCGCAGTGGCGCGCGGCCGAGCCCGAGCAGCGGCTGGCCGACGTGCTGGGCGCCGACTTCATGGCCGCCAGCCGCGCGCTGCCGCCGTTGCCACAGGCATTCGGCGCGGTGCGCCTTTCCGGCCGGGTGGGCCTGCCCGATGCGGCCCGCGCGCGCGCCGACATGCAATACGCCTATGTCAACGGCCGCTTCGTGCGCGACCGCCTGGTGGGCCATGGCGTGCGCGCGGCCTATGAAGACGTGCTGCACGGCAGCCGCCAGCCCAGCTACGTGCTGTTCATCGACATGCCGCCACAGCGGGTGGACGTGAACGTGCACCCGACCAAGATCGAGGTGCGCTTTCGCGATTCACGCGAAGTGCACCAGGCCGTGCGCCACGCGGTGGAAGACGCGCTGGCACGCAACCGCAGCGCCGATGCGCCGGCGGCGGCGCTGACTGCGGCGACCTCCGTTTCGGCGCCGTCGCTGTCGCCGTCCTCAAGCGCTTCCGCCCCGCCCTCCTGGCGCCCTGGCCCCGCGGTGCAAGGCAGCCTGGCGCTGCGCGACCTGGCCACGCTGTACGCGCAGGAAGGCGCGCCGCGCTGGAACCCGTCTGCACCGGTTGCTGCCCCCGAGGCCGCGCCGCAGCCCGACACCGCCGCCTGGCCCCTGGGCCGGGCGCTGGCCCAACTGGCCGGTGTCTACGTGCTGGCCGAGAACACCCAGGGCCTGGTGCTGGTGGACATGCACGCAGCGCACGAGCGCATCGTGTACGAGCGGCTCAAGGCCCAGCAGGGCGACGCGGCCTTGCAGGCCCAGCCGCTGCTGCTGCCGGTGGCCGTGCCGGCCACGCCCACCGAGATGGCCACCGCCGAAGCCCATGCCGCCACGCTGGCCGACCTGGGGCTGGACGTGGCGCCCTTGTCGGCGTCCACGCTCGCCGTGCGCAGCCGCCCCGCGGCCCTGCCCGACGCCGACCTGGCCGAGTTGCTGCGCTCGGTGCTGGCCGACCTGGCCCAGGTGGACGGCAGCCGCGTGGTGCAGCGCGCGCGCGACGAACTGCTGGCCACCATGGCCTGCCACGGCGCGGTGCGCGCCAACCGGCGCCTGACGCTCGACGAGATGAACGCCCTGCTGCGCCAGATGGAAGCCACCGAACGCGCCGACCAGTGCAACCACGGCCGGCCCACCTGGCGCCAGGTCACCCTGAAAGAGCTGGACGCGTTGTTCCTGCGCGGCCGCTGA
- a CDS encoding putative permease (PFAM: Membrane transport protein), with translation MPDLLLLLPDFALIACGYFICRHTPLDRSVWDGAERLVYYLLFPALLFNAIMRNPLQPSAALPIVGSGLAIVGCGIALAYALRWVPGTNALLHASGAQTAFRFNSYVGLALAERLAGAQGLAWFALLVSVCVPVCNVAAVLPLARQGGQGFVRELLRNPLILATVAGLSGNLLGLHLPELVSITLQRMGAAALPLGLMAVGAGLRFGALRDAPGLAAALMAIRHLALPALAIVLVVGLDMPAAQQATLVAFASLPTASSAYVLATRMGGSGPYVAGLVTVSTLVAMLGLPLALVALAWAAGR, from the coding sequence ATGCCCGACCTGCTGTTGCTGCTGCCGGACTTTGCGCTGATCGCCTGCGGCTACTTCATCTGCCGCCACACCCCGCTGGACCGGAGCGTTTGGGACGGCGCCGAGCGCCTGGTGTACTACCTGCTGTTCCCCGCGCTGCTGTTCAACGCCATCATGCGCAACCCCCTGCAGCCCAGCGCAGCGCTGCCCATCGTCGGCAGCGGACTGGCCATCGTGGGCTGCGGCATCGCGCTGGCCTATGCCCTGCGCTGGGTGCCGGGCACCAATGCCCTGCTGCACGCGTCGGGCGCACAAACCGCCTTCCGCTTCAATTCCTACGTCGGCCTGGCGCTGGCCGAACGCCTGGCCGGCGCCCAGGGCCTGGCCTGGTTCGCGCTGCTGGTGTCGGTGTGCGTGCCGGTGTGCAATGTGGCCGCGGTGCTGCCCCTGGCGCGCCAGGGCGGCCAGGGCTTCGTGCGTGAACTGCTGCGCAACCCGCTGATCCTGGCCACCGTGGCCGGGCTCAGCGGCAACCTGCTCGGGCTGCACCTGCCGGAACTGGTGTCCATCACGCTGCAGCGCATGGGCGCCGCGGCGCTGCCCCTGGGGCTGATGGCGGTGGGCGCGGGCCTGCGATTCGGCGCCCTGCGCGACGCCCCCGGCCTGGCCGCCGCGCTGATGGCCATTCGCCACCTGGCCCTGCCGGCGCTGGCCATCGTGCTGGTGGTGGGCCTGGACATGCCGGCCGCACAGCAGGCCACGCTGGTGGCCTTTGCGTCGCTGCCCACCGCCAGCAGCGCCTACGTGCTGGCCACGCGCATGGGCGGCAGCGGCCCTTACGTGGCCGGCTTGGTGACGGTCAGCACCTTGGTGGCCATGCTGGGCCTGCCGTTGGCGCTGGTGGCGCTGGCCTGGGCCGCCGGCCGCTGA
- a CDS encoding pseudouridine synthase family protein (PFAM: RNA pseudouridylate synthase; S4 domain~TIGRFAM: pseudouridine synthase) encodes MTDRPRTKIKVPAGAAPRDPWRKPVRAATAPHRAKPPGLPEAPAEAPKRAPRPPRPADPARTESRDRPPQRPDRLERSDPRPPRPQRPAPPARPQPAPATVATPASPRAEGIRLSKWMTDQGLASRREADDWIEAGWVTVDGVMAVLGQRVLPHQKIEVASQARTEQARRVTILLNKPLGYVSGQAEDGHENAAVLVTLANHWPEDPANLPFHPGHARGLAPAGRLDLDSSGLLVLTQDGRIAKHLIGEDSTVEKEYLVKVAPIDGQPLPPEKLALLNHGLSLDDQRLKPARVSWSNEDQLRFVLREGRKRQIRRMCELVGLKVLALKRIRIGSVVLGKLPAGQWRYLRPDERF; translated from the coding sequence ATGACCGACCGTCCCCGCACCAAGATCAAGGTTCCCGCCGGCGCCGCGCCGCGCGACCCCTGGCGCAAGCCGGTGCGCGCGGCCACCGCGCCACACCGGGCCAAACCGCCGGGCCTGCCCGAAGCGCCGGCGGAGGCGCCAAAACGCGCCCCGCGCCCTCCGCGCCCGGCGGACCCGGCGCGCACCGAATCGCGGGACCGGCCGCCGCAAAGACCCGACCGCCTGGAACGCAGTGACCCGCGGCCCCCACGCCCGCAACGCCCCGCGCCGCCGGCCCGCCCGCAGCCCGCCCCCGCGACGGTGGCAACGCCGGCCAGCCCACGTGCCGAAGGCATCCGCCTGTCCAAGTGGATGACCGACCAGGGCCTGGCCTCGCGCCGCGAGGCCGACGACTGGATCGAAGCCGGCTGGGTGACGGTGGACGGCGTGATGGCCGTGCTGGGCCAGCGCGTGCTGCCGCACCAGAAGATCGAGGTGGCCTCGCAGGCCCGCACCGAGCAGGCGCGGCGCGTCACCATCCTGCTGAACAAGCCGCTGGGCTATGTCAGCGGCCAGGCCGAGGACGGCCACGAAAACGCCGCGGTCCTGGTGACATTGGCCAACCACTGGCCGGAAGACCCCGCGAACCTGCCCTTCCACCCCGGCCACGCGCGCGGCCTGGCGCCAGCCGGCCGGCTGGACCTGGACTCCAGCGGCCTGCTGGTGCTGACCCAGGACGGCCGCATCGCCAAGCACCTGATCGGCGAGGACAGCACGGTGGAGAAGGAATACCTGGTGAAGGTGGCGCCCATCGACGGCCAGCCGCTGCCGCCCGAGAAGCTGGCGCTGCTGAACCACGGCCTGTCGCTGGACGATCAGCGGCTGAAACCGGCGCGGGTGAGCTGGTCCAACGAAGACCAGCTGCGCTTCGTGCTGCGCGAAGGCAGGAAGCGCCAGATCCGCCGCATGTGCGAACTGGTGGGGCTGAAGGTGCTGGCGCTCAAGCGCATCCGCATCGGCAGCGTGGTGCTGGGCAAGCTGCCGGCCGGCCAATGGCGCTATTTGCGCCCGGACGAACGGTTTTAG
- a CDS encoding ATPase, YjeE family (PFAM: Uncharacterised P-loop hydrolase UPF0079~TIGRFAM: ATPase, YjeE family), whose protein sequence is MTVPHPPILGTQQWHWPDEAACAAQAAVLAAQSGLADAFIALHGPLGAGKTTFTRHLLRALGVTGRIKSPSYALMETYRVGERPMAHCDFYRFGDPAEFVDAGLRDVFAAPGLKLVEWPEKAGDLLPRPDLALHLEPTGEGDARQVRADAFTPRGLDLLA, encoded by the coding sequence GTGACCGTCCCGCATCCACCGATTCTAGGAACGCAACAGTGGCATTGGCCCGACGAGGCGGCCTGCGCCGCCCAGGCCGCCGTTCTGGCGGCGCAGTCCGGGCTGGCTGACGCCTTCATCGCGCTGCACGGGCCGCTGGGCGCGGGCAAGACCACCTTCACGCGCCACCTCTTGCGCGCGCTGGGCGTCACCGGGCGCATCAAGAGCCCCAGCTACGCCCTGATGGAAACCTACCGCGTGGGCGAGCGCCCCATGGCGCACTGCGACTTCTACCGCTTCGGCGACCCGGCCGAGTTCGTGGATGCGGGCCTGCGCGACGTGTTCGCCGCGCCGGGGCTGAAACTGGTGGAATGGCCCGAAAAGGCAGGCGACCTGCTGCCACGGCCCGACCTGGCGCTGCACCTGGAGCCCACCGGCGAGGGCGATGCCCGCCAGGTGCGCGCCGACGCCTTCACCCCGCGCGGGCTGGACCTGCTGGCATGA
- a CDS encoding alpha/beta hydrolase fold protein (PFAM: alpha/beta hydrolase fold), with product MRLLPRRPALRFVMALALLLAALAGCATLDEKQREWIFQPSQRTWWGGAQAAEGMQEVWIPLPADDGHGGSAAAPGEQLHALWLPQPRADAPVLLYLHGARWDVRSSAHRMRRMHELGFAVLGIDYRGFGQSSPRLPSEQSALADARSAWHWLATQQPAAPRFVFGHSLGGAIAVALAAEVTDERGLLVEGSFTSIPDVVATYRMGWLPVGALIAQRFDAGARIAHVGSPVLVVHGSEDRTIQPQLGRALYDKALNPKRFILVEGGSHHNTNALGQALYRDALRELFGLDPT from the coding sequence ATGCGCCTGCTGCCCCGCCGCCCTGCCCTGCGCTTCGTGATGGCCCTGGCCTTGTTGCTGGCCGCGCTGGCCGGCTGCGCCACCCTGGACGAGAAGCAGCGCGAATGGATCTTCCAGCCCAGCCAGCGCACCTGGTGGGGCGGTGCGCAGGCGGCCGAAGGCATGCAGGAAGTGTGGATCCCGCTGCCCGCAGACGATGGACACGGCGGCAGTGCGGCAGCGCCCGGCGAACAGCTGCACGCGCTGTGGCTGCCGCAGCCGCGCGCCGACGCACCGGTGCTGCTGTACCTGCACGGCGCGCGCTGGGACGTGCGTTCCAGCGCGCATCGCATGCGCCGCATGCACGAGCTGGGCTTTGCGGTGCTGGGCATCGACTACCGCGGCTTCGGCCAGAGCAGCCCGCGCCTGCCTTCTGAACAAAGCGCGCTGGCCGACGCCCGCAGTGCCTGGCACTGGCTGGCCACGCAGCAGCCGGCGGCGCCGCGTTTCGTGTTCGGCCATTCGCTGGGCGGGGCCATCGCGGTGGCGCTGGCGGCCGAGGTGACCGACGAACGCGGCCTGCTGGTGGAAGGCAGCTTCACCAGCATTCCCGACGTGGTGGCCACCTACCGGATGGGCTGGCTGCCGGTGGGCGCGCTGATCGCGCAGCGCTTCGACGCCGGCGCGCGCATCGCCCACGTGGGCTCGCCGGTGCTGGTGGTGCACGGCAGTGAAGACCGCACCATCCAACCCCAGCTGGGCCGTGCGCTGTACGACAAGGCCCTCAACCCCAAGCGCTTCATCCTGGTGGAAGGTGGCTCGCACCACAACACCAACGCCTTGGGCCAAGCGCTTTACCGCGACGCGCTGCGCGAGCTGTTTGGCCTGGACCCCACATGA
- a CDS encoding N-acetylmuramoyl-L-alanine amidase (PFAM: N-acetylmuramoyl-L-alanine amidase; Localisation of periplasmic protein complexes) encodes MPDAPARRHALRQMGVLALLLAGRDLAFGAGIVAVRLWPAAEYTRLTIESDQALTARHFITESPPRLVVDIDALELSPALRELVGKVRADDPFIAGVRVGQNQPRTVRLVVDLKQLTKPQQFALNPVAAYQHRLVFDLYPVAERDPLLDLLRERDRAAQSTAQGAAKSVNDALGDLLGQIDKPGAASAPATTAAASAAASAVVAAPPASPASTARPGLAQAASAPRPAAPPSPALAEAQRRVSRLVIVTLDPGHGGEDPGAIGPTGLREKDVVLAVAHKLRERLDSVPGMKVVMTRDADFFVPLHERVRKARRVQADLFVSIHADAFITPAARGASVFALSDGAATSAAARWMANRENAADLVGGVNKAVVKDAQVLKALLDMSTTAQIKDSLRVGREVLTRIGSVGRLHKNQVEQAGFAVLKAPDIPSILVETAFISNPEEEERLRDTAYQDKLVEALFNGIRRYFAKNPPLARQRVL; translated from the coding sequence ATGCCTGACGCCCCCGCCCGCCGCCACGCGCTGCGCCAGATGGGCGTGCTGGCCCTGCTGCTGGCCGGGCGCGACCTGGCCTTCGGCGCCGGCATCGTGGCGGTGCGGCTGTGGCCGGCGGCCGAGTACACCCGCCTCACGATCGAAAGCGACCAGGCGCTGACCGCGCGCCATTTCATCACCGAGAGCCCGCCGCGCCTGGTGGTGGATATCGACGCACTGGAACTCAGCCCCGCGCTGCGCGAACTGGTGGGCAAGGTGCGCGCCGACGACCCCTTCATCGCCGGCGTGCGCGTGGGCCAGAACCAGCCGCGCACCGTGCGCCTGGTGGTGGACCTGAAACAGCTGACCAAGCCTCAGCAGTTCGCCCTGAACCCCGTGGCGGCCTACCAGCACCGGTTGGTGTTCGACCTGTACCCGGTGGCCGAGCGCGACCCGCTGCTGGACCTGCTGCGCGAACGCGACCGTGCAGCCCAGAGCACGGCCCAGGGCGCCGCCAAGTCGGTGAACGACGCGCTGGGCGACCTGCTGGGGCAGATCGACAAGCCGGGCGCGGCCTCGGCCCCCGCCACCACGGCGGCCGCCAGCGCCGCCGCGTCGGCGGTGGTCGCGGCGCCCCCGGCCAGCCCGGCGTCGACCGCGCGCCCGGGCCTGGCACAGGCGGCGTCCGCACCCCGCCCCGCGGCCCCGCCCTCGCCCGCGCTGGCCGAAGCGCAACGCCGCGTCAGCCGGCTGGTCATCGTCACGCTGGACCCCGGCCACGGCGGCGAAGACCCCGGTGCCATCGGCCCGACCGGCCTGCGCGAAAAGGACGTGGTGCTGGCCGTGGCCCACAAGCTGCGCGAACGCCTGGACAGCGTGCCCGGCATGAAGGTGGTGATGACCCGCGACGCCGACTTCTTCGTGCCCCTGCATGAGCGGGTGCGCAAGGCCAGGCGGGTGCAGGCCGACCTGTTCGTCAGCATCCATGCCGACGCCTTCATCACGCCGGCCGCGCGCGGCGCGTCGGTGTTCGCCCTGTCCGATGGTGCGGCCACCAGCGCGGCGGCGCGCTGGATGGCCAACCGCGAAAACGCCGCCGACCTGGTGGGCGGCGTGAACAAGGCCGTGGTCAAGGATGCGCAGGTGTTGAAGGCCCTGCTGGACATGAGCACCACCGCGCAGATCAAGGACAGCCTGCGCGTGGGCCGCGAGGTGCTCACCCGCATCGGCAGCGTGGGCCGGCTGCACAAGAACCAGGTGGAACAGGCCGGCTTCGCGGTGCTGAAGGCGCCGGACATCCCGTCCATCCTGGTGGAAACGGCCTTCATCTCCAACCCGGAAGAAGAAGAACGCCTGCGCGACACCGCCTACCAGGACAAGCTGGTGGAAGCGCTGTTCAACGGCATACGGCGCTACTTCGCGAAGAACCCGCCGCTGGCGCGGCAGCGGGTGCTGTAG
- a CDS encoding iron-sulfur cluster binding protein, putative (PFAM: Domain of unknown function (DUF1730)~TIGRFAM: iron-sulfur cluster binding protein, putative) yields the protein MLQALRTWGDGLGFSQIGVADVDLHEAEPGLLAWLAAGFHGSMGYMAAHGLKRARPAELVPGTVRVVSARMDYLPRSTPEGWQALEWQRLQSPQQAAVSLYARGRDYHKVLRARLQQLADRLAAEVGPLGHRVFTDSAPVLEVELAQRAGLGWRGKHTLMLSREAGSTFFLGEIYVDLPLPLTAPESAHCGQCRACIDLCPTQAIVAPYRLDARRCISYLTIEHDGAIPEALRAPLGNRIYGCDDCQLACPWNKYARRSPLPDFDVRADLQDAQLLVLFAWDEASFLKRTEGSAIRRIGHARWRRNIAVALGNALRAAPWPEAAAALQAAWDGANANLREHIAWALAQR from the coding sequence TTGCTGCAGGCCTTGCGCACCTGGGGCGATGGGCTGGGATTCTCACAGATCGGCGTGGCCGACGTGGACCTGCACGAGGCCGAGCCCGGCCTGCTGGCCTGGCTGGCGGCGGGCTTTCACGGCAGCATGGGCTACATGGCCGCGCACGGCCTGAAGCGCGCCCGCCCGGCCGAGCTGGTGCCCGGCACGGTGCGGGTGGTCAGCGCCCGCATGGACTACCTGCCGCGCAGCACGCCCGAAGGCTGGCAGGCGCTGGAATGGCAGCGCCTGCAATCGCCGCAGCAGGCCGCGGTGTCGCTGTACGCCCGTGGGCGGGACTATCACAAGGTGCTGCGCGCGCGCCTGCAGCAACTGGCCGACCGCCTGGCGGCCGAGGTGGGCCCGCTGGGCCACCGTGTGTTCACCGATTCGGCACCGGTGCTGGAGGTGGAACTGGCGCAGCGCGCCGGCCTGGGCTGGCGCGGCAAGCACACGCTGATGCTGTCGCGCGAGGCCGGCTCCACCTTCTTCCTGGGCGAGATCTACGTGGACCTGCCGCTGCCGCTGACCGCGCCCGAAAGCGCGCACTGCGGCCAGTGCCGCGCCTGCATCGACCTGTGCCCCACCCAGGCCATCGTGGCGCCCTACCGGCTGGATGCGCGGCGCTGCATTTCCTACCTCACCATCGAGCACGACGGCGCGATTCCCGAGGCCTTGCGCGCGCCCCTGGGCAACCGCATCTACGGCTGCGACGACTGCCAGTTGGCCTGCCCCTGGAACAAGTACGCGCGGCGCAGCCCGCTGCCCGATTTCGATGTGCGCGCCGACCTGCAGGACGCGCAGTTGCTGGTGCTGTTCGCTTGGGACGAGGCCAGCTTCCTGAAGCGCACCGAAGGCAGTGCCATCCGCCGCATCGGCCATGCGCGTTGGCGCCGCAACATCGCGGTGGCGCTGGGCAATGCCTTGCGCGCAGCGCCCTGGCCCGAAGCGGCTGCGGCGCTGCAGGCTGCGTGGGATGGCGCCAACGCCAACCTGCGTGAACACATCGCCTGGGCCTTGGCCCAGCGCTGA